In one Lolium rigidum isolate FL_2022 chromosome 3, APGP_CSIRO_Lrig_0.1, whole genome shotgun sequence genomic region, the following are encoded:
- the LOC124697519 gene encoding uncharacterized protein LOC124697519, producing the protein MLISPGLAPPPPYQPSHYLTAAGLCGRGLGSPIQPTATTSTTLHNRRRSRPLLHSAPAEAAAITTTVPSRETECRLDCDDLRRLCNEPDLEGAVNLLDELLQQRGGAGASGQLAPEEQAAVLQCYTDPLSLASLRRGHRLLSKSMSRSQHSGIATPILLRLATLYCKLGAPGDARRVLERPPRPPSPLPPVNDDGAQAKRKEAYEKVRELHEEIRAIGYVPDTRFVLHDIDEGAKERALMYHSERLAIAFGLVSTPPGTPLRVMKNLRICGDCHNAVKLIAKVTGREIIVRDNKRFHHFKDGACSCGDYW; encoded by the coding sequence ATGCTGATCTCTCCGGGGCTCGCACCACCGCCGCCGTATCAACCGTCCCATTACCTCACCGCAGCCGGCCTCTGCGGCCGCGGCCTAGGCAGCCCCATCCAACCGACCGCCACCACGTCGACGACTCTCCACAACCGCCGTCGTAGCCGCCCGCTACTCCACTCCGCGCCTGCCGAGGCCGCTGCCATCACGACTACCGTCCCTTCGAGAGAAACGGAGTGCCGCCTCGACTGCGACGACCTCCGGAGGCTCTGCAACGAACCCGACCTGGAGGGCGCAGTTAACCTGCTCGACGAATTGCTCCAGCAGAGAGGCGGCGCCGGTGCGTCAGGCCAACTCGCGCCAGAAGAGCAGGCCGCGGTCCTCCAATGCTACACCGACCCGCTCTCGCTGGCCTCTCTCAGACGAGGCCACCGCCTGCTCTCCAAGTCCATGTCCCGCTCCCAGCATTCCGGAATCGCCACACCCATCTTGCTCCGTCTCGCCACCCTGTACTGCAAGCTCGGCGCCCCTGGCGACGCGCGGCGCGTCCTCGAGAGACCGCCACGGCCTCCGTCTCCGCTGCCACCGGTCAATGACGACGGAGCGCAGGCGAAGCGCAAGGAAGCCTACGAGAAGGTGCGGGAGCTGCACGAGGAGATACGGGCGATCGGCTACGTCCCGGACACCCGCTTCGTGCTGCACGACATCGACGAGGGCGCCAAGGAGCGCGCGCTCATGTACCACAGCGAGCGCCTGGCCATCGCGTTCGGGCTCGTGAGCACGCCGCCCGGCACCCCGCTGCGGGTCATGAAGAACCTCCGCATCTGCGGGGACTGCCACAACGCCGTCAAGCTCATCGCCAAGGTGACTGGCCGCGAGATCATTGTTAGAGACAACAAGCGGTTCCACCATTTCAAGGACGGCGCCTGCTCCTGCGGGGATTACTGGTGA
- the LOC124700661 gene encoding LOW QUALITY PROTEIN: BTB/POZ domain-containing protein At3g50840-like (The sequence of the model RefSeq protein was modified relative to this genomic sequence to represent the inferred CDS: inserted 1 base in 1 codon): MQGSRKTKGKREMAPAEEQQPSPKGQAWFCTTGLPSDVVIEVGDMTFHLHKFPLMSKSKKIHDLITNRESSLVKQSDGGREQEDEEDAGDEIREEEVVLEADEEADAHRIRLPDFPGGAEAFELAAKFCYGVKLDLTPATAAPLRCAAERLDMSDDHCEDNLVSRADRFISHTVLRNPRDAVRALKSCEGLLPLADDLGLVARCVDAVAAKAAASAPTALFGWPVADAAGGDRPRRKNSAGAAATSTLLDDLAGLSLVTFTRVIAAMKDKGVGPEVIEGXLITYAKRSIPGLSRSDRHAGGGTAATAAAAPMAANGDQKALLETVIANLPEETIKSTAHTGTAVGATTARVLFGLLRTANILQASEASRDMLEHRIASRLPDAAVDDLLIPSYSYLVETLYDVDCVERIVRYFLEGRGAEEVDEEGTEAETPGREASRRAMLAVGRLMDAYLGEIATDANLKTDKFCDLAWALPDSARVYDDGLYRAVDIYIKAHPALREDEKEKVSGVVDGRKLTLEACTHAAQNERLPLRTVVQVLFFEQLQLRRAIARTIVANEGGAGGPGEEEGDSDGGRTWRVATRGNQMLRLDMDSMRNRVQELERECTIMRKAIQKIDRRGGAAGDRGAEPAAEGRWGSMVTKRFGCKFPAQVCQSQPRSVVARPRRARVEQSP, from the exons ATGCAGGGGAGCAGGAAGACGAAGGGCAAGAGGGAGATGGctccggcggaggagcagcagccCAGCCCCAAAGGCCAAGCATG GTTCTGCACCACGGGATTGCCCAGCGACGTCGTGATCGAGGTGGGCGACATGACATTCCATCTCCACAAG TTCCCGTTAATGTCCAAGAGCAAGAAGATTCACGACCTTATCACCAACAGGGAATCAAGCCTGGTCAAGCAGTCAGATGGAGGACGGGAgcaagaagacgaggaggacgcAGGGGACGAGATcagagaggaggaggtggtgctgGAGGCGGACGAGGAGGCCGACGCGCACCGCATCCGCCTGCCCGACTTCCCCGGCGGCGCCGAGGCGTTCGAGCTCGCCGCAAAGTTCTGCTACGGCGTCaagctcgacctcacgccggccaCCGCGGCCCCGCTGCGCTGCGCCGCCGAGCGCCTGGACATGTCCGACGACCACTGCGAGGACAACCTCGTCTCGCGCGCCGACCGCTTCATCTCGCACACCGTGCTGCGGAACCCCAGGGACGCCGTCCGCGCGCTCAAGTCGTGCGAGGGCCTGCTCCCGCTCGCCGACGACCTGGGCCTCGTCGCCCGCTGCGTCGACGCCGTCGCGGCCAAGGCCGCCGCGTCCGCGCCCACCGCGCTCTTCGGCTGGCCCGTcgccgacgcggccggcggcgaccGCCCGCGCCGGAAGAACAGTGCCGGCGCCGCGGCCACGTCCACGCTGCTCGACGACCTCGCCGGCTTGTCCTTGGTCACGTTCACTCGCGTCATTGCCGCCATGAAGGACAAGGGCGTCGGCCCTGAGGTCATCGAGG CTCTCATTACCTACGCCAAGCGCTCCATCCCCGGGCTGTCACGCTCCGACCGCCATGCCGGTGGCGGCACCGCagctaccgccgccgccgctccaatGGCAGCGAATGGCGACCAGAAGGCGCTTCTCGAGACCGTCATTGCCAACCTCCCCGAGGAGACCATCAAGAGCACTGCCCACACCGGCACGGCAGTGGGCGCCACCACCGCACGGGTCCTTTTCGGCCTCTTGCGCACGGCAAACATTCTCCAGGCATCAGAGGCTTCCCGTGACATGCTGGAGCACCGTATAGCTTCCAGGCTACCGGACGCGGCCGTCGACGACCTGCTCATCCCCAGCTACTCGTACCTAGTGGAGACGCTCTACGACGTGGACTGCGTCGAGCGCATTGTGCGGTACTTCCTCGAGGGCCGAGGTGCTGAAGAGGTCGACGAGGAGGGCACCGAGGCAGAGACGCCGGGCAGAGAGGCGAGCAGACGAGCAATGCTGGCTGTGGGCAGGCTGATGGACGCCTACTTGGGGGAGATCGCGACGGATGCCAACCTGAAGACGGACAAGTTCTGCGACCTCGCCTGGGCATTGCCGGACAGCGCTCGCGTCTACGACGATGGCCTTTACCGTGCCGTCGACATCTATATCAAG GCTCATCCAGCCCTGAGGGAAGATGAGAAGGAGAAGGTGAGCGGCGTTGTAGACGGCCGCAAACTGACACTAGAGGCGTGCACCCACGCGGCACAAAACGAACGGCTGCCGCTGCGGACAGTAGTTCAGGTGCTCTTCTTCGAGCAGCTCCAGTTGCGGCGGGCCATAGCACGGACGATTGTTGCAAATGAAGGTGGTGCAGGAGGCCCAGGCGAGGAAGAAGGAGATAGCGATGGCGGCCGAACATGGCGGGTGGCGACGAGGGGAAACCAAATGCTCAGGCTGGACATGGACAGCATGCGGAACCGGGTGCAGGAGCTCGAGCGCGAGTGCACGATCATGAGGAAGGCCATCCAGAAGATAGACCGCCGAGGCGGcgctgctggggatagaggagcgGAGCCGGCTGCAGAGGGCAGGTGGGGTTCAATGGTGACGAAGAGGTTTGGATGCAAGTTCCCGGCGCAGGTCTGCCAGTCACAGCCACggtctgtggtggcgcggccacgcCGGGCACGGGTTGAGCAGAGCCCCTGA